One Desulfonatronovibrio hydrogenovorans DSM 9292 DNA segment encodes these proteins:
- the rsfS gene encoding ribosome silencing factor, with protein MNHTKQGRNELNEKLTFLGSLLLEKKASNVLALDVSIYSGAFEGMILASAGGNRHARSLADHVLEAVKENQLDYLGMEGYQEGEWILLDLNDIIIHIFLDETRLFYNLEGFWTRGREIPLKATGGEHA; from the coding sequence ATGAACCATACCAAACAAGGTCGCAACGAGCTAAATGAGAAGCTGACCTTTCTGGGCAGCCTGCTGCTGGAAAAAAAAGCCTCCAATGTCCTGGCCCTGGACGTAAGCATCTATTCCGGTGCTTTCGAGGGAATGATCCTGGCCTCAGCCGGGGGAAACCGTCATGCCCGCTCCCTGGCTGACCATGTACTGGAGGCAGTAAAGGAAAACCAGCTGGATTACCTGGGTATGGAAGGCTACCAGGAAGGGGAGTGGATCCTTCTGGATCTGAATGACATTATTATCCATATCTTTCTGGATGAAACCAGGCTCTTCTACAACCTGGAGGGGTTCTGGACCAGGGGCAGAGAGATTCCCCTGAAAGCCACCGGAGGTGAGCATGCCTGA
- a CDS encoding insulinase family protein: MSYLDKYTLIEERDISEINSRARLFEHKKTGARVLSLTNQDENKVFSINFRTPPKDNTGVPHILEHSVLCGSRKYKVKEPFVELLKSSLQTFLNAVTFPDKTCYPVASQNLQDFYNLMDVYLDSVFFPRITRHIFEQEGWHYELENLDSPLKYKGVVFNEMKGAYSSPDSLLADYSQQSIFPDSTYGFDAGGDPQAIPDLTYDDFVDFHKKLYHPSNAFIFFYGDNPEQERLEKLAEYLDQFSRMDADSSIVPQQKKNLNQRLVKTYSASADSSSKTYLTINWLLPETHDPELNLSLRILDFILTGMPASPLRKALIDSGLGEDLTGAGLETDILQMYYSTGLKGIEPANLGKVEKLINSTLDQLAAQGIDPEIITAAINSLEFALRENNTGSFPRGLAVMFRALTTWLYDHSPFILLEFSRTLDGIKSKINTGEKVFEQLIRKYLLDNTHRSVVILEPDPGLGAVIQEKEDLRLQEVRLRLSQEDLQDIVQNTAELKQAQARPDDPAELARIPRLKRADLEKELRITPKQEGEAEGVRFLFHPQPTAGIFYLDLGFDLHFLPREYLAYVPLFGRALLEMGTARHDFVRMTTRIRQKTGGISPVTFTHTRMGGQDGVCYLFLRGKSLPENTSELFHIIKEIIADVDLDNRERFRQIVLEEKAGMEQSLIPAGHRFVGMRLKAGSSEADWAQEQMSGISYLLFLRKLTARIDSDWDQVLRELKEIRRLLFHKKALLANLTAEQESFQSNLELFKGFAENLPQLDLASSSWVTAWPSSREAIIIPAQVNYVGKSINLEQTGYTFHGSSLVATRLLRAGWLWDQVRVQGGAYGAFGSYDHLSGVMAFASYRDPNILDTLKAFDGSGTFLMSEGMDGDEVEKAVIGAIGEMDSYQLPDARGFSSTARHLAGITQEYRQAIRDQILSSTLDHFKEFGRALDKGLKNSPDMICIMGGEAQVDKAAEELNLENRFRLL, translated from the coding sequence TTGAGCTATTTAGATAAATACACCCTGATTGAAGAACGGGATATTTCTGAGATAAACTCCAGAGCCAGATTGTTTGAGCATAAAAAAACCGGAGCCAGGGTCCTTTCCCTGACCAACCAGGATGAAAACAAGGTCTTCAGCATAAACTTCCGCACTCCGCCTAAAGACAATACCGGGGTTCCCCACATTCTGGAGCATTCAGTCCTTTGTGGATCACGCAAGTACAAGGTCAAGGAGCCATTTGTGGAACTGCTCAAAAGCTCTCTGCAGACTTTTTTGAACGCTGTCACCTTCCCGGACAAAACCTGCTATCCAGTGGCCAGCCAGAATCTGCAGGATTTTTACAACCTCATGGATGTCTACCTGGATTCAGTGTTTTTTCCGCGCATCACCAGACATATCTTCGAACAGGAAGGCTGGCATTATGAGCTGGAAAACCTGGATAGCCCATTGAAGTACAAGGGGGTGGTTTTCAACGAAATGAAAGGGGCCTACTCTTCACCGGACAGCCTCCTGGCCGACTATTCTCAGCAATCCATATTCCCTGATTCTACCTATGGTTTTGATGCCGGAGGTGATCCTCAGGCAATCCCGGACCTGACCTATGATGATTTTGTGGATTTTCACAAGAAACTTTACCACCCATCCAATGCCTTTATATTTTTTTACGGAGACAACCCTGAACAGGAACGGCTGGAAAAACTGGCAGAATACCTTGATCAGTTCAGCAGAATGGATGCTGATTCCTCCATTGTCCCTCAACAGAAAAAAAATCTGAACCAGAGGCTGGTCAAGACCTACAGCGCATCCGCTGATTCAAGCTCCAAAACCTACCTGACCATTAACTGGCTCCTTCCGGAAACACATGATCCAGAACTCAACCTCAGCCTGCGCATTCTGGACTTTATCCTTACAGGCATGCCAGCCTCTCCCCTGCGCAAAGCCCTGATCGATTCCGGACTGGGCGAGGACCTGACCGGAGCTGGCCTGGAAACTGATATTCTCCAGATGTACTACTCAACAGGGCTCAAAGGGATTGAGCCCGCAAACCTGGGCAAAGTTGAAAAACTGATCAATTCCACCCTGGACCAGCTGGCTGCTCAAGGTATTGACCCGGAAATCATCACCGCCGCCATCAACAGCCTGGAATTCGCCCTGCGCGAAAACAACACCGGATCCTTTCCCAGAGGCCTGGCCGTAATGTTCAGGGCTCTGACCACATGGCTCTACGATCACAGCCCCTTTATCCTGCTGGAATTTTCCAGGACCCTTGATGGAATAAAATCCAAAATAAATACAGGTGAAAAAGTTTTCGAACAATTGATCCGAAAATACCTCCTGGACAACACCCACCGGTCAGTGGTCATCCTGGAACCTGACCCTGGTCTTGGTGCGGTAATTCAGGAAAAAGAAGACCTGCGGCTCCAGGAGGTCCGGCTGCGGCTGAGCCAAGAGGACCTTCAGGACATTGTCCAAAACACAGCTGAACTTAAACAGGCCCAGGCCAGACCTGACGATCCGGCTGAACTGGCCAGGATTCCAAGACTCAAACGCGCTGACCTGGAAAAGGAACTCAGGATCACCCCCAAACAGGAGGGTGAGGCAGAAGGAGTCAGGTTCCTTTTTCATCCCCAGCCCACTGCCGGCATATTCTATCTTGACCTTGGATTTGACCTCCATTTCCTGCCCAGGGAATATCTGGCCTATGTTCCCCTGTTCGGCCGGGCCCTGCTGGAAATGGGTACGGCCAGGCATGACTTTGTCAGGATGACCACCAGGATCAGACAAAAAACCGGTGGAATATCCCCTGTCACTTTCACCCACACCAGGATGGGGGGCCAGGACGGGGTCTGCTACCTGTTCCTGCGGGGCAAATCCCTGCCCGAAAACACTTCCGAGCTTTTTCATATCATCAAAGAAATCATTGCAGATGTAGACCTGGATAACAGAGAACGATTCAGGCAGATCGTGCTGGAGGAAAAGGCAGGCATGGAGCAGAGCCTGATCCCGGCCGGCCACAGGTTCGTGGGCATGCGCCTCAAGGCCGGGTCCAGTGAGGCTGACTGGGCTCAGGAGCAGATGTCCGGCATAAGCTACCTGCTTTTCTTACGAAAACTGACCGCCCGCATTGACAGCGATTGGGATCAGGTCCTGAGGGAACTAAAGGAGATCAGGCGACTCCTCTTTCACAAAAAAGCCCTCCTGGCGAACCTGACTGCTGAACAGGAGTCCTTCCAGAGCAACCTGGAACTCTTCAAAGGGTTTGCAGAAAATCTTCCCCAACTTGATCTGGCCTCTTCCAGCTGGGTCACGGCATGGCCATCCAGCCGCGAGGCCATAATCATCCCGGCCCAGGTCAACTATGTAGGCAAATCAATTAACCTTGAGCAGACCGGATACACCTTCCATGGCTCAAGTCTGGTGGCTACCAGGCTTCTCCGGGCCGGGTGGCTCTGGGACCAGGTACGGGTCCAGGGAGGAGCTTACGGCGCATTCGGAAGCTACGACCACCTGTCAGGAGTCATGGCCTTTGCCTCTTACCGTGATCCCAATATCCTGGACACACTAAAGGCCTTTGACGGATCTGGAACATTTCTGATGAGTGAAGGGATGGATGGTGATGAAGTGGAAAAAGCAGTCATCGGAGCCATCGGTGAAATGGATTCCTACCAGCTGCCCGATGCCAGGGGCTTTTCCTCCACAGCCAGGCATCTGGCCGGGATCACCCAGGAATACCGCCAGGCCATCAGAGATCAGATCCTCAGTTCCACCCTTGATCACTTCAAGGAATTCGGCCGGGCTCTGGACAAAGGTCTGAAAAACAGCCCGGACATGATCTGCATCATGGGTGGTGAAGCCCAGGTGGACAAAGCAGCAGAAGAGCTGAACCTGGAAAACAGATTCAGACTGCTCTAA
- a CDS encoding M23 family metallopeptidase, which yields MNYYIPSYKNSRLKLKRNRRPSKKPLLLFAVIMTVVLSYFLVGLDFKRSEVPGKSSKLTLKDPQSPLSADQPYLKESGESLKDVHQDDPNILHEEKTVSVSAGDTLMGLLTREGLARAEAHTVITTLEEVFNPRRLRQDHEIVLAFETMEDYDPLFQTLNLKLDVTREVQVARCPENGFVAQEIVRELQAKPARAEAEITSSLYNAAVSAGIPVDVLMQMIRAYSFDVDFQRDIRPGDAFEVLFEEQFDDNGNFVRGGSVLYASLNTRGRDLAIYRYETRDGEVDFFNDKGQSVRKTLMVTPIDGARLSSGYGMRRHPILGYSRMHQGLDFAAPTGTPIMAAGDGVVEFAGRRGNYGNVVTIRHPNEYQTLYAHMSRFASGIRSGARVRQGETIGYVGATGMATGPHLHYEVHHRGSHVNPATVETPPGRTLKGDELERFHTARRDLKTLFASLEKREKLARLE from the coding sequence ATGAACTACTATATACCCTCATACAAAAATTCAAGACTCAAACTCAAGCGCAACCGCAGACCCAGCAAAAAACCCCTCTTGCTTTTTGCGGTCATCATGACCGTTGTCCTTTCATATTTTCTGGTCGGCCTGGATTTCAAACGTTCGGAAGTGCCCGGTAAAAGCAGCAAGCTGACTCTGAAAGACCCGCAATCTCCCCTGTCTGCAGACCAGCCCTATCTCAAAGAATCCGGTGAATCCCTGAAAGATGTCCATCAAGACGATCCAAATATTCTTCATGAGGAAAAGACGGTATCTGTTTCCGCCGGGGACACCCTGATGGGTCTGTTGACCAGAGAAGGCCTGGCCAGGGCCGAAGCCCATACCGTCATCACCACTCTGGAGGAAGTCTTCAACCCCAGAAGACTCCGTCAGGATCATGAAATAGTCTTGGCCTTTGAAACTATGGAAGACTACGACCCGCTGTTTCAGACCCTGAACCTGAAACTGGACGTGACCAGGGAGGTCCAGGTGGCCAGGTGTCCGGAAAACGGATTTGTGGCTCAGGAAATAGTCCGTGAGCTTCAGGCCAAACCAGCCAGGGCTGAGGCTGAAATCACCTCCAGCCTTTATAATGCGGCTGTATCCGCTGGTATCCCTGTAGACGTGCTCATGCAAATGATCAGGGCCTACTCCTTTGATGTTGATTTCCAGAGAGATATCCGGCCCGGCGACGCTTTTGAGGTCCTCTTTGAGGAGCAGTTTGACGACAATGGGAACTTTGTCCGGGGAGGATCTGTCCTCTACGCCAGCCTCAATACCCGCGGAAGAGACCTGGCCATTTACCGTTATGAAACTCGCGACGGTGAAGTGGATTTTTTCAACGACAAAGGCCAGAGTGTCCGCAAAACCCTGATGGTCACGCCCATTGACGGGGCCCGGCTCAGCTCCGGATACGGCATGCGCCGTCATCCCATCCTCGGCTACAGCCGGATGCACCAGGGGCTGGACTTTGCCGCTCCCACTGGAACGCCCATCATGGCCGCTGGAGACGGGGTGGTGGAGTTTGCAGGCCGAAGGGGCAATTATGGGAATGTGGTCACAATAAGACACCCCAACGAATACCAGACCCTGTATGCCCATATGAGCAGATTTGCTTCGGGTATCCGATCCGGAGCCAGGGTCAGGCAGGGGGAAACCATAGGTTACGTGGGAGCAACAGGCATGGCCACCGGCCCCCACCTTCACTATGAAGTCCACCACCGGGGAAGTCACGTCAATCCGGCCACTGTGGAAACACCTCCAGGCCGCACTCTCAAAGGAGATGAACTGGAAAGGTTCCACACAGCCAGAAGAGACCTCAAGACGCTTTTTGCATCCCTTGAAAAACGTGAGAAACTGGCCAGGCTTGAATAA
- the rfaD gene encoding ADP-glyceromanno-heptose 6-epimerase, whose protein sequence is MHIVTGGAGFIGSGFVYRLNQMGLDDILIVDNLGSTEKWKNLVNLRYRDYIHKDEFLAKLEKGFFPYVESVIHMGACSSTTEKDADYLMSNNFHYSKRLARFCRESSARFIYASSAATYGDGELGFNDDHATMTDLRPLNMYGYSKQLFDLWVKRKGLLDHVVGLKFFNVFGPNEYHKEDMQSVVRKAYFQIKETGRVRLFKSYHPQFGHGEQKRDFVYLKDCLEVMAWFLEKKDVNGIFNLGYGRARTWNDLAKAVFQAMDLEPEIEYMDMPETLRGKYQYYTCAPMDKLEQAGCPVAFHSLEDGVRDYVQNYLSRNDPYL, encoded by the coding sequence TTGCACATCGTTACTGGAGGAGCCGGATTCATCGGCAGCGGATTTGTGTACAGGCTGAACCAGATGGGCCTGGATGATATTCTTATTGTTGACAACCTGGGTTCCACAGAAAAATGGAAAAATCTGGTCAACCTCAGGTATCGAGATTATATCCACAAGGATGAATTTCTGGCCAAGCTGGAAAAGGGTTTTTTCCCGTATGTGGAGTCTGTTATTCATATGGGGGCCTGTTCTTCCACCACGGAGAAGGATGCCGATTATTTGATGTCCAATAACTTCCACTATTCAAAACGACTGGCCCGTTTCTGCCGGGAAAGCAGTGCCCGTTTCATCTATGCCAGCAGTGCCGCCACCTATGGGGACGGTGAGCTGGGTTTTAATGATGACCATGCCACCATGACAGACCTCAGGCCTCTCAATATGTACGGCTATTCCAAGCAGCTTTTTGACCTCTGGGTGAAAAGAAAAGGGCTCCTGGACCATGTGGTCGGGCTTAAATTTTTCAATGTGTTCGGGCCCAACGAGTATCACAAAGAAGATATGCAAAGCGTTGTGCGTAAAGCCTATTTCCAGATCAAGGAGACGGGCAGGGTCAGGCTGTTCAAGTCTTACCATCCACAATTCGGCCACGGTGAACAGAAAAGGGACTTTGTCTACCTCAAAGACTGTCTGGAGGTTATGGCCTGGTTTCTGGAAAAAAAGGATGTCAACGGAATTTTCAATCTGGGCTATGGCAGGGCAAGGACCTGGAATGACTTGGCAAAGGCGGTCTTCCAGGCAATGGACCTTGAGCCTGAGATTGAATACATGGACATGCCCGAAACTTTGCGCGGCAAATATCAGTACTACACCTGCGCACCCATGGACAAGCTGGAACAGGCCGGATGTCCTGTGGCCTTTCACTCCCTGGAGGACGGGGTCAGAGATTATGTGCAGAACTACCTGAGCAGGAATGATCCCTATCTGTAA
- the gpmI gene encoding 2,3-bisphosphoglycerate-independent phosphoglycerate mutase codes for MPDSAGNPVLLLILDGWGLAPEGPGNAISQAATPNLDLIARNYPSTTLQCSGPHVGLPEGQMGNSEVGHLNIGAGRIVYQDIMRINLAIEQGELENNQNLDTLLSRTGPQGRLHLMGLVSDGGVHSLQNHLHSLITIARQKKVARVFIHCFLDGRDTSPLSGAEFVADLEKHLNRTGLGQVATITGRFYAMDRDRRWDRTRQAYDALTLGIGIKAHDPVQAIKDSYERGETDEFVKPHVMVDHENNPIATLQDGDGVIFFNFRADRARQLTSALYDPGFTGFERLSFPRLNIITMTRYDKNFGLPVLFPPERMKNILAEVISQQGLTQLRIAETEKYAHVTYFFNGGVETPFAGEERVLIPSPREVPTYDLKPEMSVFQVTDVLVKSIRQKKSHLYVCNFANLDMVGHTGNISATIKACQAVDECVGRVMEAMADQNGLILLTADHGNADDMVDGTGRVKTSHSLNPVPLCLVSGFEKLELGPGGILADIAPTILDLWNIQKPREMTGKSLVKGDS; via the coding sequence ATGCCTGATTCAGCCGGCAATCCCGTTCTTCTGCTGATCCTGGACGGCTGGGGCCTTGCACCAGAAGGCCCGGGCAATGCCATAAGCCAGGCTGCAACTCCCAACCTTGATCTGATCGCCCGGAACTATCCATCCACCACTCTCCAATGCTCCGGGCCCCATGTAGGGCTGCCTGAGGGACAGATGGGCAACTCAGAAGTTGGCCATCTGAATATCGGGGCCGGACGCATCGTCTACCAGGACATAATGCGCATTAATCTGGCCATTGAGCAGGGTGAACTTGAAAACAACCAAAACCTGGACACTCTGCTCTCCCGGACAGGGCCTCAAGGAAGACTGCACCTGATGGGTCTTGTCTCTGACGGTGGAGTGCACAGTCTCCAGAACCACCTGCACAGCTTGATCACCATTGCCAGACAGAAAAAAGTTGCCCGGGTTTTTATCCACTGTTTCCTGGATGGCCGGGACACCTCACCCCTGAGTGGAGCAGAATTTGTGGCAGACCTGGAAAAACACCTGAACAGGACCGGCCTGGGACAGGTGGCGACCATAACTGGCAGATTCTATGCCATGGACAGAGACCGGAGATGGGACAGGACCAGGCAGGCCTATGATGCCCTGACCCTGGGCATAGGCATTAAGGCCCATGACCCGGTCCAGGCCATAAAAGACTCATATGAACGGGGAGAGACCGATGAGTTTGTCAAACCCCATGTCATGGTTGACCATGAAAACAACCCCATTGCCACTCTCCAGGACGGGGACGGTGTGATTTTTTTCAACTTCCGGGCTGATCGGGCCAGGCAACTGACCAGCGCCCTTTATGATCCCGGCTTTACCGGATTTGAAAGGCTGTCCTTTCCAAGGCTCAACATCATCACCATGACCAGGTATGACAAAAACTTTGGTCTGCCAGTGCTTTTCCCTCCGGAAAGAATGAAAAACATCCTGGCTGAAGTGATCTCTCAGCAGGGTCTGACCCAGCTGCGGATTGCTGAGACCGAGAAATACGCCCATGTGACCTATTTTTTCAACGGCGGGGTGGAAACACCATTTGCAGGTGAAGAAAGAGTCCTTATTCCTTCCCCCAGGGAAGTCCCGACCTATGACCTCAAGCCTGAAATGAGCGTCTTTCAAGTGACCGATGTTCTGGTAAAAAGTATCAGGCAGAAAAAATCCCATTTATATGTCTGCAACTTCGCCAACCTGGACATGGTCGGCCACACCGGAAATATATCGGCCACTATAAAGGCCTGCCAGGCCGTGGATGAATGCGTAGGCAGGGTAATGGAGGCCATGGCTGACCAAAACGGACTGATTCTGCTCACTGCAGATCATGGCAATGCCGACGACATGGTGGATGGAACAGGCCGGGTCAAGACATCTCACAGCCTGAATCCGGTTCCCCTATGCCTTGTCAGCGGATTTGAAAAACTGGAACTTGGGCCAGGGGGAATCCTGGCTGATATTGCCCCAACCATCCTTGACCTGTGGAATATTCAAAAACCCAGGGAAATGACCGGTAAAAGCCTGGTCAAAGGAGACTCTTAA
- a CDS encoding molybdopterin-dependent oxidoreductase — protein sequence MNFHSACILDCPDACSFVVDKEKKSIRGNPDHPITQGFVCAKGRNFFRRLDSPERITSPLLRKGNDFLPVSWDQALDLAALHLNRLRSTPEKILHVRGYGYRGVLAQASLNFFQTLNSATTFGSLCDEAGIEACNRDFGSLNHNDPLDLLNAEYIVNWGKDYSRSSPHTAALISKAARSGTRIITISPGGQKPDLADRSILIRPGTDRFLAAAIIKMFMDAGLADRMNLDRASNHQDFLELLRSLNLSDLLSACHVSEDTAREVFQIYARSGPTASLIGWGLQRHLYGGENVRFINALAMISGNIGIRGGGSYFNVGSGRNLGSWTASTRDQPKGEVKRPRLALFNLGREIADSNPEIEFIWIDGHNVVNQVPDSSALIKAFKARFIVCVDGFFNDTALRSDLILPPAFMLEKEEVLGSCLHDYVNYSGKILEPRGGCRSDFDILQDLGHRLFPAVTFPRPDQCLQTGLEKIGVSLEEIRSRGFLKGDAPDIAFQDMIFDHPDQLYSFPRTLSREPAPDPGYPLRLLSLIQGKYMHSQIPEQDQTGLPMVSISSNNPLAACLDLSKKTFLVTPLGRLEVGVKVVDNIHPEAVIIPRDGWIKHGHNPNILIQSRSTDMGWCAAYYSQTCCLIQE from the coding sequence ATGAATTTTCATTCTGCCTGCATCCTGGACTGTCCTGATGCCTGTTCTTTTGTTGTGGACAAAGAGAAAAAAAGCATCAGGGGAAACCCTGACCATCCCATCACCCAGGGATTTGTCTGCGCCAAGGGCAGAAACTTTTTCCGGCGACTGGACTCACCCGAAAGGATTACCTCCCCCCTGCTGCGCAAAGGGAACGATTTTCTGCCCGTATCCTGGGATCAGGCCCTGGACCTTGCAGCCCTGCATTTAAACAGGCTGCGCAGCACTCCTGAAAAAATACTCCATGTCCGGGGGTATGGATACCGGGGGGTCCTGGCCCAGGCCAGTCTTAACTTTTTCCAGACCCTGAACTCAGCCACCACCTTTGGCTCCCTGTGCGATGAAGCCGGGATCGAGGCCTGCAACAGGGATTTCGGCAGCCTGAATCACAATGATCCCCTGGACCTGCTCAATGCTGAATATATCGTTAACTGGGGTAAGGATTATTCCAGATCATCCCCCCACACAGCAGCATTGATCAGCAAGGCCGCAAGGTCTGGAACCAGGATCATCACCATTTCTCCGGGTGGTCAAAAGCCGGACCTGGCTGACAGGTCAATCCTGATCCGTCCCGGAACTGACCGTTTCCTGGCAGCAGCCATAATCAAAATGTTCATGGATGCCGGTCTGGCCGACAGGATGAACCTTGACCGGGCTTCAAACCACCAGGACTTTCTGGAACTTTTGCGTTCTCTAAATCTGTCCGATCTTTTGTCGGCCTGCCATGTATCAGAAGACACGGCCAGAGAGGTGTTTCAAATATACGCCCGGTCCGGTCCAACTGCTTCCCTCATCGGCTGGGGCCTGCAGAGACACCTGTATGGCGGAGAAAATGTCCGGTTCATAAACGCCCTGGCCATGATTTCCGGCAACATCGGAATCAGGGGAGGAGGAAGCTATTTCAATGTTGGGTCTGGCCGGAATCTGGGGTCCTGGACAGCATCAACCAGGGATCAGCCCAAAGGCGAGGTGAAACGGCCCAGGCTGGCCCTGTTCAACCTGGGCCGGGAAATTGCGGACTCAAACCCGGAAATCGAGTTCATCTGGATTGACGGACATAATGTGGTCAACCAGGTCCCGGACAGTTCAGCCTTGATCAAGGCCTTTAAAGCACGGTTCATTGTTTGCGTGGACGGCTTTTTTAACGATACAGCCCTGCGTTCGGACTTGATCCTGCCTCCGGCTTTTATGCTGGAAAAAGAGGAGGTCCTGGGCTCCTGCCTGCATGACTATGTGAATTATTCCGGAAAGATCCTGGAACCCAGAGGCGGATGCCGGTCAGACTTTGATATCCTCCAGGACCTGGGGCATCGCCTTTTCCCGGCTGTGACCTTTCCCAGACCTGACCAATGCCTGCAAACCGGCCTGGAAAAGATCGGGGTCAGCCTGGAGGAAATTAGATCCAGGGGATTTCTGAAAGGCGATGCCCCGGATATTGCATTCCAGGATATGATCTTTGATCATCCTGACCAGCTGTACTCTTTTCCTCGGACCCTCAGCAGGGAACCTGCCCCTGATCCCGGGTATCCCCTGCGCCTGCTGTCCCTGATTCAAGGGAAATACATGCATTCCCAGATTCCGGAGCAGGACCAGACCGGACTGCCCATGGTTTCTATCTCTTCAAACAACCCCCTGGCAGCTTGTCTTGACTTGTCCAAAAAGACATTTCTGGTCACCCCCCTTGGCAGGTTGGAGGTGGGAGTCAAAGTAGTGGATAACATTCATCCTGAAGCAGTCATCATCCCCAGGGACGGATGGATCAAGCATGGTCACAACCCCAACATCCTCATCCAGTCAAGATCCACGGACATGGGCTGGTGCGCAGCTTATTACAGTCAAACCTGCTGTCTGATCCAGGAGTAG
- a CDS encoding M23 family metallopeptidase, which produces MKFKKKFYILLVLILAGVAGGLYFKFADQEKPVVSVSPEVTHTNDRTLFQVEVHDPGLGLKSVEIRVSQSGTSHPVAAQEFAEAVSDFSFELELPRLDQGEFQVEVIARDRSIVNWGKGNVTTLNRTMVFDNRPPGISVSTTTHNLNQGGAGLVIYQLSKDVVRTGVQVGDYFFPAFQQPDGRHFCLFAFPHDADPASDVPRIIARDRAGNEQISGFNYHVNPRSFRNDRLNIGDNFLRSQMPQFERDFPDENDPFHIFLRVNREMRADNRAKVEEIAQRTSDQLDFDGVFLRKPNSAQMAGFADRRTYFYQDREIDRQVHLGVDLASTAQAPVPSANKGRVVFAGPIGIYGQTVVVDHGIGLQTLYAHLSSIDVQEGQMVSKGETVGRTGTTGLAVGDHLHFEVLVSGISVNPVEWWDPNWINNNITSKLD; this is translated from the coding sequence GTGAAATTCAAGAAAAAATTTTATATCCTGCTCGTCCTGATCCTGGCAGGGGTGGCCGGAGGGCTTTATTTCAAGTTTGCAGACCAGGAAAAGCCCGTGGTGTCGGTTTCCCCGGAAGTAACCCATACCAATGACCGGACATTGTTTCAGGTTGAGGTCCATGACCCGGGTCTTGGTTTGAAGAGCGTTGAGATCCGGGTGAGTCAGTCCGGGACCTCCCATCCGGTTGCTGCTCAGGAGTTTGCTGAGGCTGTGAGTGATTTTTCTTTTGAACTTGAACTGCCCAGGCTTGATCAGGGTGAATTTCAAGTGGAGGTCATTGCCAGGGACAGGTCCATTGTCAACTGGGGCAAAGGTAATGTCACCACTCTGAACAGGACCATGGTCTTTGACAACCGTCCTCCTGGCATATCTGTGTCCACCACCACCCATAACCTTAATCAGGGCGGGGCCGGGCTGGTCATCTACCAGCTGTCCAAGGACGTGGTCAGGACCGGAGTTCAGGTGGGAGATTATTTTTTTCCTGCCTTCCAGCAGCCTGACGGAAGGCATTTCTGCTTGTTCGCATTTCCCCATGACGCAGACCCGGCAAGCGATGTCCCCAGGATCATAGCCAGGGACAGGGCCGGGAATGAGCAGATCTCAGGCTTCAACTATCATGTAAATCCCAGGAGTTTTAGAAACGACCGTCTGAATATTGGAGATAATTTTCTTCGTTCCCAGATGCCCCAGTTTGAAAGGGACTTTCCCGATGAAAATGATCCGTTTCATATTTTTCTTCGGGTGAACAGGGAAATGCGGGCCGATAACCGGGCCAAGGTGGAGGAAATAGCCCAGAGGACTTCTGACCAGCTGGACTTTGACGGTGTTTTTCTGAGAAAGCCAAATTCAGCCCAGATGGCCGGATTTGCCGATCGCAGGACTTACTTTTACCAGGACCGGGAAATTGACCGCCAGGTCCACCTGGGAGTGGATCTGGCCTCCACTGCCCAGGCCCCGGTTCCATCAGCCAACAAGGGCAGGGTGGTGTTTGCCGGTCCCATCGGCATTTATGGCCAGACAGTTGTGGTGGACCATGGAATCGGCCTGCAGACCCTTTATGCCCATTTAAGCAGCATTGATGTCCAGGAGGGGCAGATGGTGTCCAAGGGCGAAACCGTCGGACGGACCGGGACTACAGGGCTGGCTGTAGGTGACCACCTGCATTTTGAAGTCCTTGTTTCAGGGATCTCGGTCAATCCAGTGGAATGGTGGGATCCAAACTGGATCAATAATAATATTACCAGCAAGTTGGATTAA